In Cervus canadensis isolate Bull #8, Minnesota chromosome 6, ASM1932006v1, whole genome shotgun sequence, one DNA window encodes the following:
- the LOC122444097 gene encoding olfactory receptor 4F3/4F16/4F29-like, translated as MDGTNHSMVSEFMFLGLTSFWESQLLFVFSSIFCVASMMGNSLIILTVMMNPHLHSPMYFLLANLSFIDLGVSSVISPKMIHDLFKKRKVISFSGCITQIFFIHVIAGVEMVLLIAMAFDRYVAICKPLHYFTIMSRKMCILLLVAAWIIGLIHSVVQLVFVIKLPFCGPNVLDSFYCDFPWFIKLACTDTYRLEFMVTANSGFISLGSFFILIVSYIFILITVQKHSSGSSSKALSTLSTHVMVVILFFGPCIFVYIWPHPTSHLDKFLAVFDAVLTPFLNSVIYTLRNKEMKLAMRKVCSQFIIYRRIS; from the coding sequence ATGGATGGAACGAATCACTCTATGGTGTCAGAGTTCATGTTCCTGGGACTCACCAGTTTCTGGGAGAGCCAACTCCTCTTTGTGTTCTCCTCCATTTTTTGTGTGGCAAGCATGATGGGAAACTCCCTCATCATTCTCACTGTGATGATGAACCCTCACTTACACTCCCCCATGTACTTTCTGTTGGCCAACCTCTCCTTCATTGACCTGGGAGTTTCTTCTGTCATTTCTCCCAAGATGATTCATGATCTTTTCAAAAAACGTAAAGTCATCTCCTTTAGTGGCTGCATCACTCAGATCTTCTTTATCCACGTCATTGCTGGGGTGGAGATGGTGCTGCTCATTGCCATGGCCTTTGACAGATATGTTGCCATATGTAAGCCTCTCCACTATTTCACTATTATGAgcagaaaaatgtgtattttgctcCTGGTTGCTGCATGGATAATTGGCTTGATTCACTCTGTGGTTCAACTAGTTTTTGTTATAAAACTGCCGTTCTGTGGCCCTAATGTATTAGACAGCTTTTACTGTGACTTTCCTTGGTTCATCAAACTTGCCTGCACAGATACCTACAGACTGGAGTTCATGGTCACAGCCAACAGTGGATTCATATCCCTGGGATCATTCTTCATATTGATTGTCTCCTACATTTTTATCCTCATCACTGTTCAGAAACACTCTTCAGGTAGCTCATCTAAGGCCCTCTCCACTTTGTCAACTCATGTCATGGTGGTGATTTTGTTCTTCGGTCCTTGCATCTTTGTTTACATCTGGCCTCATCCCACATCACACCTAGACAAATTTCTTGCTGTTTTTGATGCAGTTCTCACCCCTTTTTTAAATTCAGTCATCTATACATTGAGgaacaaagaaatgaaactggCAATGAGGAAAGTATGCAGTCAATTTATTATTTACAGAAGGATTTCTTAA
- the LOC122444096 gene encoding olfactory receptor 4F3/4F16/4F29-like, whose amino-acid sequence MGGANHSMVSEFVFLGLSNSWEIQFLLAFFFSVFYMASLMGNLLVVFSVSADTSLHSPMYFLLANLSFLDMGFCSTTAPKMIYDLFRKCKAISFGGCLTQIFFIHAIGGTEMVLLIAMAFDRYVAICKPLHYLTIMNPRMCALTLAAAWVLGLIHSVAQLAFVIDLPFCGPNVLDSFYCDLPRLIKLACTETYRLEFMVTANSGLISVAFFFILIISYIFILVTVWKYSSGSVSKALSTLSAHVTVVVLFFGPLIFFYTWPFPSSHLDKFLAISDVVLTPFLNPVIYTFRNKEMKAAMKKLCHQLVSYRKMP is encoded by the coding sequence ATGGGTGGAGCCAACCACTCCATGGTGTCTGAGTTTGTGTTCCTGGGACTCTCCAATTCCTGGGAGATCCAGtttcttcttgccttttttttctctgtgttctacATGGCAAGCCTGATGGGAAACCTCCTTGTTGTGTTCTCTGTGAGTGCTGACACTAGCTTGCACTCCCCCATGTACTTCCTGTTGGCCAACCTCTCCTTTCTTGACATGGGGTTTTGCTCTACTACTGCTCCTAAAATGATTTATGACCTTTTCAGAAAATGCAAAGCCATCTCTTTTGGGGGTTGTCTAACTCAGATCTTCTTTATTCATGCCATTGGGGGCACAGAAATGGTGCTGCTCATTGCCATGGCCTTTGACAGGTATGTAGCCATATGCAAGCCTCTCCACTACCTGACCATCATGAACCCACGAATGTGTGCTTTGACTTTGGCTGCTGCCTGGGTCCTTGGCCTCATCCACTCAGTGGCCCAACTGGCTTTTGTCATAGACTTGCCCTTCTGTGGTCCTAATGTACTGGACAGCTTTTATTGTGACCTCCCACGACTCATTAAACTTGCTTGCACAGAGACCTATAGACTAGAGTTCATGGTCACCGCCAACAGTGGACTCATCTCTGTGGCTTTCTTCTTCATATTGATTATTTCCTACATCTTCATTCTGGTCACTGTTTGGAAATACTCCTCAGGTAGTGTATCCAAAGCCCTCTCCACCTTGTCAGCTCATGTCACTGTGGTGGTCTTATTCTTTGggccattaatttttttctacacCTGGCCCTTCCCTTCATCACACTTGGACAAATTTCTTGCTATCTCTGATGTAGTTCTCactccttttctgaatccagtcaTCTATACATTCAGGAATAAAGAGATgaaggcagcaatgaagaaactCTGCCATCAGCTTGTGAGTTACAGGAAGATGCCCTAA
- the LOC122444094 gene encoding olfactory receptor 4F3/4F16/4F29-like isoform X2 — protein sequence MDGGNHSVVSEFVFLGLTHSWGIQLLLLVFSSVLYVASMTGNILIVFSVTTDPHLHSPMYFLLANLSFIDLGACSVSSPKMICDLFRMHKIIFFGGCIAQIFFIHVIGGVEMVLLIAMAFDRYVAICKPLHYLSIMSPRMCILFLAAAWALGVSHSLFQLAFIVNLPFCGPNVLDSFYCDLPRLLRLACTDTYRLQFMVTVNSGFICVSSFFILLISYIFILLTVWKRSSGGLSKALSTLSAHITVVILFFGPTMFVYTWPHPNSRMDKFLALFDAVLTPFLNPVIYTFRNKEMKIAMKRAFRPLMIFRKIS from the coding sequence ATGGATGGAGGGAATCACTCGGTGGTGTCTGAGTTTGTGTTTCTGGGACTCACTCACTCATGGGGGATCCAGCTGCTCCTCCTGGTCTTTTCCTCTGTGCTCTATGTGGCAAGCATGACTGGGAACATCCTCATTGTGTTTTCTGTGACCACTGATCCTCACTTACATTCCCCCATGTACTTCCTACTGGCCAACCTCTCCTTCATTGACTTGGGAGCCTGCTCTGTTTCTTCTCCCAAGATGATCTGTGACCTTTTCAGAATgcataaaatcattttctttggaGGCTGCATTGCTCAGATCTTCTTCATCCATGTCATTGGTGGGGTGGAGATGGTGCTGCTCATCGCCATGGCCTTTGACAGATATGTTGCCATATGTAAGCCTCTCCACTATCTGAGCATCATGAGCCCAAGGATGtgcattttgtttttggctgctgcCTGGGCCCTTGGTGTCAGCCACTCACTGTTCCAACTAGCATTTATTGTTAATTTGCCCTTCTGTGGTCCTAATGTATTGGACAGCTTTTACTGTGATCTCCCTCGGCTCCTCAGACTTGCCTGTACAGATACTTACAGACTTCAGTTCATGGTCACTGTCAATAGTGGGTTTATCTGTGTTAGTTCCTTCTTTATACTCCTCATCTCCTACATCTTCATCCTGTTAACTGTTTGGAAACGCTCCTCAGGTGGTTTATCCAAGGCCCTCTCCACTTTGTCAGCTCACATCACTGTGGTTATTTTGTTCTTTGGTCCAACCATGTTTGTCTATACATGGCCACACCCCAACTCCCGAATGGACAAGTTTCTTGCtctttttgatgctgttctcactccttttttaaatccagtcaTCTACACATTCAGGAATAAAGAGATGAAGATAGCAATGAAGAGAGCTTTCAGACCACTCATGATTTTTAGAAAGATTTCATAA